The following coding sequences lie in one Variovorax terrae genomic window:
- a CDS encoding ATP-binding protein — protein sequence MTPQPSSDADTARHEAAGGPATHSLRRRLLWFVLAAILLAALLQGTTAYRGALQQADDMFDYHLQQMAYSLRGGIPLVPAQPGNSNIDDLDFIIQIWGQDGAQLFRSERSGLPPRAVLGFSDVTVNGTSYRVYSVQTPLHTIQIAQDMSARQARARALALRATLPIALMAPLLMLAVGWVISRSFAPVERTRRQVAARAAEDLSPLPDTGLPDEVRPLVQELNLLFGRVRTAFEAQKHFVADAAHELRSPLTALKLQAQALRRADDAGTRDAAVARLNQGIDRAIRLVEQLLVLARAEAGGETAQDRPVDLQEVVRLAVSDVLPQAQAAGIDLGLMDDSPAGPVVVQGQSEALRVLLRNLLDNAIKYTPVPGRVDVGLHIDGTQARLMVDDSGPGIAEPERERVFDRFYRAHSPDAAPAATGSGLGLAIVQAIAQQHGAALRLERSPSLGGLRVEVRLALSAPAATATR from the coding sequence ATGACGCCCCAGCCTTCTTCCGATGCGGACACGGCACGGCACGAGGCCGCCGGCGGCCCGGCCACGCACTCCCTGCGCCGCCGCCTGCTGTGGTTCGTGCTGGCGGCCATCCTGCTGGCCGCGCTGCTGCAGGGCACCACGGCCTACCGGGGAGCGCTGCAGCAGGCCGACGACATGTTCGACTACCACCTGCAGCAGATGGCCTACTCGCTGCGCGGCGGCATTCCGCTGGTGCCGGCCCAGCCCGGCAACAGCAACATCGACGACCTCGACTTCATCATCCAGATCTGGGGCCAGGACGGCGCCCAGCTGTTCCGCTCCGAGCGCTCCGGGCTGCCGCCGCGCGCGGTGCTCGGTTTCTCCGACGTCACGGTCAACGGCACCAGCTACCGCGTCTACTCGGTGCAGACGCCGCTGCACACCATCCAGATCGCACAGGACATGAGTGCGCGCCAGGCGCGCGCCCGCGCGCTGGCGCTGCGCGCCACGCTGCCGATCGCGCTGATGGCGCCGCTGCTCATGCTCGCGGTGGGCTGGGTCATCAGCCGCTCGTTCGCGCCGGTGGAGCGCACGCGCCGCCAGGTGGCCGCGCGCGCCGCGGAAGACCTCTCGCCGCTGCCCGATACCGGCCTGCCCGACGAGGTGCGCCCGCTGGTGCAGGAACTCAACCTGCTGTTCGGCCGCGTGCGCACCGCGTTCGAAGCGCAGAAGCACTTCGTGGCCGACGCCGCGCACGAGCTGCGCTCGCCGCTGACCGCGCTCAAGCTGCAGGCCCAGGCGCTGCGCCGTGCCGACGACGCCGGCACGCGCGATGCCGCGGTGGCGAGGCTGAACCAGGGGATCGACCGCGCGATCCGGCTGGTCGAGCAGCTGCTCGTGCTGGCCCGCGCCGAAGCCGGCGGCGAAACCGCGCAGGACAGGCCGGTGGATCTGCAGGAGGTGGTGCGCCTCGCGGTGTCCGACGTGCTGCCGCAGGCCCAGGCCGCCGGCATCGACCTCGGCCTGATGGACGACAGCCCCGCCGGCCCCGTGGTGGTGCAGGGCCAGTCGGAGGCGTTGCGCGTCCTGCTGCGCAACCTGCTGGACAACGCCATCAAGTACACGCCGGTGCCCGGCCGCGTCGATGTGGGCCTGCATATCGATGGCACCCAGGCCCGGCTGATGGTGGACGACAGCGGCCCCGGCATCGCCGAGCCCGAGCGCGAGCGGGTCTTCGACCGCTTCTACCGGGCCCACAGCCCGGACGCCGCGCCGGCCGCCACGGGCAGCGGCCTCGGCCTGGCCATCGTGCAGGCCATCGCCCAGCAGCACGGCGCCGCCCTGCGGCTGGAGCGCTCGCCGTCGCTGGGCGGCCTGCGGGTGGAGGTTCGCCTGGCGCTGTCGGCTCCAGCCGCCACGGCAACGCGCTAG
- a CDS encoding phospholipase D-like domain-containing protein produces the protein MPVLAHFAIVLASLLVYAVSTHTSGQRRHPSAALAWVLTITLLPYVGLPLYLVLGTRKFVRPARRPVPPSNAPQDSPRGCSIATLEGMGLAPPTANQRICFHDDGPAAWDELASLIGSAQTQLDICTYVLGHDALGRRVGRLLEARAAAGVRVRLLLDAVGSWRTPSAQVRRLRAAGVQVHWFMPLLRNPLRGRVNLRNHRKLAIADGQRLWSGGRNLAAEYFNGHGHQAPWVDLSFTLEGPLATQAQDLFDDHWRHSRGPDSADGSPLPAAAAPREAAPAAADGPQHRAQLVPSGPDQAEDTVHDLLLTALFRARHRVQAVTPYFVPDDSLLTALCLAARRGVQVELVVPAHSNHRLADIARSRALRDLAAAGGQLRLAPGMVHAKAVVVDDTLALCGSLNLDSRSLFLNFEMMVAFYAPDDIAAVTRWIDHHFHHLPCDEPRRPSLRRDIAEGLVRWLGFQI, from the coding sequence TTGCCTGTCCTTGCCCATTTCGCCATCGTCCTCGCCAGCCTGCTGGTCTATGCGGTCAGCACCCACACCAGCGGGCAGCGCCGCCACCCCTCGGCCGCCCTGGCCTGGGTGCTGACGATCACGCTGCTGCCTTACGTGGGGCTACCGCTGTACCTGGTGCTGGGCACGCGCAAATTCGTGCGCCCGGCGCGCCGCCCCGTGCCGCCCTCCAACGCACCGCAGGACAGTCCCCGCGGCTGCAGCATCGCCACCCTCGAAGGCATGGGCCTGGCCCCGCCGACGGCCAACCAGCGGATCTGCTTTCACGATGACGGCCCGGCCGCCTGGGACGAACTCGCGAGCCTCATTGGCAGCGCGCAGACGCAGCTGGACATCTGCACCTACGTGCTGGGCCACGATGCCCTGGGCCGGCGCGTGGGCCGCCTGCTCGAAGCCCGGGCCGCCGCGGGCGTGCGCGTGCGGCTGCTGCTCGACGCCGTGGGCAGCTGGCGCACACCGTCGGCCCAGGTGCGGCGCCTGCGCGCTGCCGGCGTCCAGGTGCACTGGTTCATGCCGCTGCTGCGCAACCCGCTGCGCGGACGCGTCAACCTGCGCAACCACCGCAAGCTGGCGATCGCCGACGGCCAGCGGCTGTGGAGCGGCGGGCGCAACCTGGCCGCCGAGTATTTCAACGGCCATGGCCATCAGGCGCCCTGGGTCGATCTGAGCTTCACCCTCGAAGGCCCGCTGGCCACGCAGGCGCAGGACCTGTTCGACGATCACTGGCGCCACAGCCGGGGGCCGGACTCTGCGGACGGCAGCCCCCTCCCCGCCGCAGCCGCGCCGCGCGAGGCCGCCCCGGCCGCGGCAGACGGCCCGCAGCACCGCGCCCAGCTGGTTCCCAGCGGCCCCGACCAGGCCGAGGACACGGTGCACGACCTGCTGCTCACCGCGCTGTTCCGCGCCCGCCACCGGGTGCAGGCCGTCACGCCCTATTTCGTGCCGGACGACAGCCTGCTCACCGCCCTGTGCCTGGCCGCGCGGCGCGGCGTGCAGGTTGAACTGGTGGTGCCGGCGCACTCCAACCATCGCCTCGCCGACATTGCACGCTCCCGGGCACTGCGCGACCTGGCCGCGGCCGGCGGGCAATTGCGGCTGGCCCCCGGCATGGTGCATGCCAAGGCCGTGGTGGTGGACGACACCCTGGCCCTGTGCGGCTCGCTCAATCTCGACTCGCGCAGCCTGTTCCTGAACTTCGAGATGATGGTGGCGTTCTACGCACCCGACGACATTGCCGCCGTCACCCGCTGGATCGACCACCATTTCCATCACCTGCCCTGCGACGAACCCCGCCGGCCCTCGCTGCGGCGCGACATCGCCGAAGGCCTGGTGCGCTGGCTCGGCTTCCAGATCTAA
- a CDS encoding DegQ family serine endoprotease codes for MQTISLKTSRLMLALVVAGVIGGASASFIQSSRAHATPPPVVAAATAPIASMAVPDFSQITERFGPAVVNISVTGTTKVSDESATTGREDPFGNDPFFEFFRRFQQGQPGRSAPQREVPTRGQGSGFIVSPDGIILTNAHVVRDAKEVTVKLTDRREFRAKVLGADPKTDVAVLKIDAKNLPVVTLGKTSELKVGEWVLAIGSPYGFENTVTAGVVSAKGRSLPDDSAVPFIQTDVAVNPGNSGGPLFNARGEVIGINSQIYSQTGGYQGLSFAIPIDVANKIKNQLVATGKVEHARLGVAVQEVNQTLADSFKLDKPNGALVSSVEKNGPADKAGLQPGDVILSLNGQPIVSSGDLPAALGLAAPGDKVKLEIWRKGGRDTVTAQLGNAGDKTTQTASKGDGESHGKLGLALRPLQPDEKREAGVADGLLIQDASGPAAMAGVEAGDVLLAVNGTPVRSIDQVRAAVAKSDKSVALLIQRGEDKIFVPVRLG; via the coding sequence ATGCAAACCATCTCCCTCAAGACTTCGCGCCTGATGCTGGCGCTCGTGGTGGCTGGCGTCATCGGCGGCGCCAGTGCCTCATTCATTCAGAGCAGCCGGGCCCATGCGACGCCGCCTCCCGTGGTCGCCGCGGCCACCGCCCCGATCGCGTCGATGGCCGTGCCCGACTTTTCGCAGATCACCGAGCGCTTCGGGCCGGCCGTGGTCAACATCAGCGTCACCGGCACCACCAAGGTCTCGGACGAATCGGCCACGACCGGACGCGAAGACCCGTTCGGCAACGACCCGTTCTTCGAATTCTTCCGCCGCTTCCAGCAAGGCCAACCCGGCCGCAGCGCGCCCCAACGCGAGGTGCCGACGCGCGGCCAGGGCTCGGGCTTCATCGTCAGCCCCGACGGCATCATCCTGACCAACGCCCACGTGGTGCGCGACGCCAAGGAAGTGACCGTCAAACTCACCGACCGCCGCGAGTTCCGCGCCAAGGTGCTGGGCGCCGACCCCAAGACCGACGTGGCCGTGCTCAAGATCGACGCGAAGAACCTGCCCGTGGTCACGCTGGGCAAGACCAGCGAGCTCAAGGTCGGCGAATGGGTGCTGGCCATCGGTTCGCCCTACGGCTTCGAGAACACCGTGACGGCCGGCGTGGTCAGCGCCAAGGGCCGCAGCCTGCCTGACGACAGCGCCGTGCCCTTCATCCAGACCGACGTGGCGGTGAACCCCGGCAACTCGGGCGGCCCGCTGTTCAATGCGCGCGGCGAAGTGATCGGCATCAACTCGCAGATCTACAGCCAGACCGGCGGCTACCAGGGCCTGTCGTTCGCCATCCCGATCGACGTGGCCAACAAGATCAAGAACCAGCTCGTCGCCACCGGCAAGGTCGAGCATGCGCGCCTGGGCGTGGCGGTGCAGGAAGTCAACCAGACCCTGGCCGACTCCTTCAAGCTCGACAAGCCCAACGGCGCGCTGGTTTCCAGCGTGGAGAAGAACGGGCCGGCCGACAAGGCGGGCCTGCAGCCGGGCGACGTGATCCTGAGCCTCAACGGCCAGCCCATCGTGTCCTCGGGCGACCTGCCGGCCGCCCTCGGCCTGGCCGCGCCCGGCGACAAGGTCAAGCTGGAAATCTGGCGCAAGGGCGGCCGTGACACCGTCACCGCCCAGCTCGGCAATGCCGGCGACAAGACCACGCAGACCGCCAGCAAGGGCGATGGCGAAAGCCACGGCAAGCTGGGCCTGGCCCTGCGCCCGCTGCAGCCCGACGAGAAGCGCGAAGCCGGCGTGGCCGATGGCCTGCTGATCCAGGACGCCAGCGGCCCGGCCGCCATGGCGGGCGTGGAGGCCGGCGACGTGCTGCTGGCCGTCAACGGCACGCCGGTGCGCAGCATCGACCAGGTGCGCGCGGCGGTGGCCAAGTCCGACAAGTCGGTGGCGCTGCTGATCCAGCGCGGCGAGGACAAGATCTTCGTGCCGGTGCGGCTGGGCTGA
- a CDS encoding alpha-2-macroglobulin family protein has product MPPPGGIFSPRKSATLSRLNRRDSVARIIQQLLATCCALGALQAQALQITSLTPQGEVARIRQVVAKFDDSAVNFGDPKAPAPLALSCSDAQATQGNGRWISDREWAFEFENDLPPGVSCALQPRSGFKSPKGQELAVTGSYKFNSGGPFVQNIRPGSYQRIDEEQFFLLQLNGAATLASVQANVWCAVDGLGERVPVRLIDGKDRAELLKSQGLDKAAEKDPLRFITLACNRRLTPSAKLQLVYGKGVSTPSGVPNSVEKRFNYQVREPFEASFSCERENAQAACLPIRPMRLGFNAPVPRKLAEAIRLKSDKDQFKPSFDQEEGDGDSLVNGVSFKLIFPEQTRFTLELPKDFKDASGRTLRNADNFPLKLATGPMPPLAKFAAAPFGIVERFAEPDSGPASPALLPVTLRNVEPALQIKGLAPGAAANAGGKVSDLRPGTDAEIIAWFRKVQRYDQFTVPRRQAARDVQGPLPKVLEERDKDEVQSRMVSLLAGQPNVKTLDLPKPANNDPRPFEVVGIPLTPGFHVVEIASQKLGGSLLDERYGGGRTMYVRSSALVTNLGVHFKLGRENALAWVTTLDKGKPVAGAAVRVSDCRGKELATGTTNAQGLAEIKGLSPEAPQCGSGDGEDYRSAYFVSARSKDAGGTEDLAFTWSDWYRGIEPWRFNVPTSREAQPDQRAHTIFDRTLLRAGETVSMKHLIRTETSQGFGLPDAQPATLAITHVGSGQQYTQPIVWRKTATGGLSAENSFQIPPAAKLGVYQVELRSGGARARSFTTGEFRVEEFRLPVLEGRVAPVEKKALINAKAVPTEVQINYVAGGGAANLPVRVSALVRGKSLSYSDYDEFNFSPPRGNRGTTSEGEEEANAGQDQRVIADKLPLTLDRNGAGKLTIGDVPAARQPQELLLEATYADPNGEVQTLRSTATLWPAGVVAGIKTEGWVSASQKIRFQALALDLGGKPQADVALEVKAVARITTSSRKRMVGGFYSYDNKTETKDLGSVCSGKSDSRGLLLCETALKEAGEVELVVTAKDPSGNAIQAAASVWVTKQGELWFGGENTDRIDVLPEKKSYQPGEVAKLQVRMPFRFATALVAVEREGIIDTQVVQLNGQDPTVNLQIKDGWGPNVYVSVLALRGRLREVPWYSFFTWGYKAPREWWTAFWYEGREYVAPTALVDLSKPAFRLGLAEIRVGTKAHQLDVKVAADKPSYPVRGTARVTVTAKLPNGQPAAGAEVALAAVDQALLELMPNISWNLLDAMLQRRAWGVETSTAQMEIIGRRHYGRKAVPAGGGGGRSNTRELLDTLLLWNPRVVLDANGQAMVNVPLNDALTTFKIVAVADAATGLFGTGATSIQATQDLQIISGLPPLVREDDQFRAQLTLRNTAKAAMKVEVAPRATLLDLKPQTVDIPAGEAREVAWNVTAPAQLGQTRAEAILWEIEARDTLSGARDGLKARQRIIPAVPLTVQQATLVQLDGPFTLDVNPPADALPASGPKRGGLRLALQPKLAEGLPGVRDWFANYPFACLEQKTSKSVGLRDGKLWQGVVSQLPSYLDADGLASYFPPRDGESNRGSDILTAYVLAATHEAASLDPAFALPDEVRAPMERGLIAFVEGRITREFWSPRKDLDVRKLAAIEALSRYGRAQGRMLQSITLAPNQWPTSAVIDWLNILRRVNDVPQREQRLAEATQILKSRLSYQGTKLIFSTEQGDYWWWLMTNGDVNTARLMLAVMDDPAWKDDMGRLANGFIGRQQNGAWHTTTANLWGGLALEKFSQKFEATPVAGVTRATLAAAQASVDWSKVERVKTSDAAGAPNQTTWFGAPASPGNLRNNTMFLPWPASGKDTLSVTQQGTGKPWLTLQSVAAIELKAPFSAGYQIKKTITPVEQAVKGKYSRGDVLRVTLEVNASADMTWVVITDPIPGGATILGSGLGRDSEIATAGQKSASGAGWPAFEERSFEAFRSYYEYLPKGVVKMEYTVRLNNVGEFSLPPSRAEAMYAPEMFGETPNAKVKVE; this is encoded by the coding sequence ATGCCGCCGCCAGGCGGCATTTTTTCGCCTCGAAAATCGGCTACGCTGTCCCGCTTGAACAGGAGGGACAGCGTGGCCAGAATCATCCAACAACTCCTCGCCACCTGCTGCGCCCTGGGCGCCCTGCAGGCCCAGGCGCTGCAAATCACCAGCCTCACGCCCCAGGGCGAAGTGGCGCGCATCCGGCAGGTGGTGGCCAAGTTCGACGACAGCGCCGTCAACTTCGGCGACCCCAAGGCGCCGGCCCCGCTGGCGCTGAGCTGCAGCGATGCCCAGGCCACCCAGGGCAATGGCCGCTGGATCAGCGACCGCGAGTGGGCCTTCGAGTTCGAGAACGACCTGCCGCCGGGCGTGAGCTGCGCGCTGCAGCCGCGTTCAGGCTTCAAATCGCCCAAAGGTCAAGAGCTGGCGGTCACCGGCAGCTATAAATTCAATAGCGGCGGCCCGTTCGTGCAGAACATCCGGCCCGGCAGCTACCAGCGCATCGACGAAGAACAGTTCTTCCTGCTGCAGCTCAACGGTGCGGCCACGCTGGCCAGCGTGCAGGCCAATGTCTGGTGCGCGGTGGATGGCCTGGGCGAGCGCGTACCGGTGCGCCTGATCGACGGCAAGGACCGCGCCGAGCTGCTCAAGTCGCAGGGGCTGGACAAGGCCGCCGAGAAAGACCCGCTGCGCTTCATCACCCTGGCCTGCAACCGCCGCCTCACGCCCTCGGCCAAGCTCCAGTTGGTCTACGGCAAGGGCGTGAGCACGCCCAGCGGCGTGCCCAACTCGGTGGAGAAGCGCTTCAACTACCAGGTGCGCGAGCCGTTCGAGGCCAGCTTCAGCTGCGAGCGCGAGAACGCCCAGGCCGCCTGCCTGCCGATCCGCCCGATGCGCCTGGGCTTCAACGCGCCGGTGCCGCGCAAACTGGCCGAGGCGATCCGCCTCAAGTCAGACAAGGACCAGTTCAAGCCCAGCTTCGACCAGGAAGAAGGCGACGGCGACAGCCTGGTCAACGGCGTGAGCTTCAAGCTCATCTTCCCCGAGCAGACCCGCTTCACGCTGGAGCTGCCCAAGGACTTCAAGGACGCCTCGGGCCGCACGCTGCGCAATGCCGACAACTTTCCGCTCAAGCTCGCCACCGGCCCGATGCCGCCGCTGGCCAAATTCGCGGCCGCGCCCTTCGGCATCGTCGAGCGCTTTGCCGAGCCGGACTCCGGCCCTGCCTCGCCCGCACTGCTGCCTGTGACCCTGCGCAACGTGGAGCCGGCGCTGCAAATCAAGGGCCTCGCACCCGGCGCGGCGGCCAATGCCGGTGGCAAGGTCAGCGACCTGCGCCCCGGCACCGATGCCGAGATCATCGCCTGGTTCCGCAAGGTCCAGCGCTACGACCAGTTCACCGTGCCGCGCCGCCAGGCCGCGCGCGACGTGCAGGGCCCGCTACCCAAGGTGCTGGAGGAGCGCGACAAGGACGAGGTGCAGTCGCGCATGGTCTCGCTGCTCGCCGGCCAGCCCAACGTGAAGACGCTGGATCTGCCCAAGCCCGCGAACAACGACCCGCGCCCGTTCGAGGTGGTGGGCATCCCGCTCACGCCGGGCTTCCACGTGGTGGAGATCGCCTCGCAGAAGCTCGGCGGCTCGCTGCTGGACGAGCGCTACGGCGGCGGCCGCACGATGTACGTGCGCAGCTCGGCGCTGGTGACCAACCTCGGCGTGCACTTCAAGCTCGGCCGCGAGAACGCGCTGGCCTGGGTCACCACGCTGGACAAGGGCAAGCCGGTGGCCGGCGCGGCGGTGCGCGTGTCCGACTGCCGCGGCAAGGAGCTCGCCACCGGCACCACCAATGCCCAGGGCCTGGCCGAGATCAAGGGCCTGTCGCCCGAGGCGCCGCAGTGCGGCAGCGGCGACGGCGAGGACTACCGCTCGGCCTACTTCGTGAGCGCGCGCAGCAAGGACGCCGGCGGCACCGAGGACCTGGCCTTCACCTGGAGCGACTGGTACCGCGGCATCGAGCCCTGGCGCTTCAACGTGCCCACCAGCCGCGAGGCCCAGCCCGACCAGCGCGCCCACACCATCTTCGACCGCACGCTGCTGCGCGCCGGCGAGACGGTGTCGATGAAGCACCTGATCCGCACCGAGACCAGCCAGGGCTTCGGCCTGCCCGATGCGCAGCCCGCCACGCTGGCCATCACCCATGTGGGCAGCGGCCAGCAGTACACGCAGCCGATCGTCTGGCGCAAGACGGCCACCGGCGGGCTGAGCGCCGAGAACAGCTTCCAGATTCCGCCGGCTGCCAAGCTCGGCGTCTACCAGGTGGAGCTGCGCAGCGGCGGCGCGCGCGCGCGCAGCTTCACCACCGGCGAGTTCCGCGTCGAGGAGTTCCGCCTGCCGGTGCTCGAAGGCCGCGTGGCGCCGGTGGAGAAAAAGGCGCTCATCAACGCCAAGGCCGTGCCCACCGAGGTGCAGATCAACTACGTGGCCGGCGGCGGCGCGGCCAACCTGCCGGTGCGCGTGTCGGCCCTGGTGCGCGGCAAGTCCCTGAGCTACAGCGACTACGACGAGTTCAACTTCTCGCCGCCGCGCGGCAACCGGGGCACCACGTCCGAGGGCGAAGAGGAAGCCAATGCCGGCCAGGACCAGCGCGTGATCGCCGACAAGCTGCCGCTCACGCTGGACCGCAACGGCGCGGGCAAGCTCACCATCGGCGACGTGCCGGCCGCCAGACAGCCGCAGGAGCTGCTGCTGGAAGCCACCTATGCCGACCCGAACGGCGAGGTGCAGACCCTGCGCAGCACCGCCACGCTGTGGCCCGCGGGCGTGGTCGCCGGCATCAAGACCGAGGGCTGGGTCTCGGCCAGCCAGAAGATCCGCTTCCAGGCGCTGGCGCTGGACCTCGGCGGCAAGCCCCAGGCCGACGTGGCGCTGGAGGTGAAGGCCGTGGCCCGCATCACCACCTCCAGCCGCAAGCGCATGGTGGGCGGCTTCTACAGCTACGACAACAAGACCGAGACCAAGGATCTGGGCAGCGTCTGCAGCGGCAAGAGCGACTCGCGCGGCCTGCTGCTGTGCGAGACCGCGCTCAAGGAGGCCGGCGAGGTGGAACTGGTGGTAACGGCCAAGGACCCGTCCGGCAACGCAATCCAGGCCGCCGCCTCGGTCTGGGTCACGAAACAGGGCGAGCTCTGGTTCGGCGGCGAGAACACCGACCGCATCGACGTGCTGCCCGAGAAGAAAAGCTACCAGCCCGGCGAGGTGGCCAAGCTGCAGGTGCGCATGCCGTTCCGTTTCGCCACCGCGCTGGTGGCGGTGGAGCGCGAAGGCATCATCGACACCCAGGTGGTGCAGCTCAACGGCCAGGACCCGACCGTGAACCTGCAGATCAAGGACGGCTGGGGCCCCAACGTCTACGTCAGCGTGCTGGCCCTGCGCGGGCGGCTGCGCGAGGTGCCCTGGTACAGCTTCTTCACCTGGGGCTACAAGGCGCCGCGCGAGTGGTGGACGGCCTTCTGGTACGAGGGCCGCGAGTACGTGGCGCCCACCGCGCTGGTGGACCTGAGCAAGCCCGCGTTCCGCCTCGGCCTGGCCGAGATCCGCGTCGGCACCAAGGCCCACCAGCTCGACGTGAAAGTCGCCGCCGACAAGCCCAGCTACCCGGTGCGCGGCACGGCCCGCGTGACCGTGACAGCCAAGCTGCCCAACGGCCAGCCCGCCGCCGGCGCCGAGGTGGCGCTGGCCGCGGTGGACCAGGCCCTGCTGGAGCTGATGCCCAACATCAGCTGGAATCTGCTCGATGCCATGCTGCAGCGCCGCGCCTGGGGCGTGGAAACTTCCACCGCGCAGATGGAGATCATCGGCCGGCGCCACTACGGCCGCAAGGCCGTGCCGGCGGGCGGTGGCGGCGGGCGCAGCAACACGCGCGAGCTGCTGGACACCTTGCTCCTGTGGAACCCGCGCGTGGTGCTCGACGCCAACGGCCAGGCTATGGTGAACGTGCCGCTGAACGACGCGCTCACCACCTTCAAGATCGTTGCCGTGGCCGATGCCGCCACCGGCCTGTTCGGCACCGGCGCCACCAGCATCCAGGCCACGCAGGACCTGCAGATCATCAGCGGCCTGCCGCCCCTGGTGCGCGAGGACGACCAGTTCCGCGCCCAGCTCACGCTGCGCAACACCGCCAAGGCGGCCATGAAGGTGGAGGTGGCGCCGCGCGCCACGCTGCTGGACCTGAAGCCGCAGACCGTGGACATCCCCGCCGGTGAAGCGCGCGAGGTGGCCTGGAACGTCACTGCGCCGGCCCAGCTCGGCCAGACCCGGGCCGAGGCCATCCTGTGGGAGATCGAAGCCAGGGACACGCTGAGCGGCGCGCGCGACGGCCTAAAGGCGCGCCAGCGCATCATCCCGGCCGTGCCGCTCACCGTGCAGCAGGCCACGCTGGTGCAGCTTGACGGGCCGTTCACGCTGGACGTGAACCCGCCAGCCGATGCCCTGCCCGCCAGCGGCCCCAAGCGCGGCGGCCTGCGCCTTGCGCTGCAACCCAAGCTGGCCGAGGGCCTGCCCGGCGTGCGCGACTGGTTTGCCAACTACCCGTTCGCCTGTCTGGAGCAGAAGACCAGCAAGTCGGTGGGCCTGCGCGACGGCAAGCTCTGGCAGGGCGTGGTGAGCCAGCTGCCGAGCTACCTGGATGCCGACGGCCTGGCCAGCTACTTCCCGCCGCGCGACGGCGAGAGCAACCGCGGCAGCGACATCCTCACCGCCTATGTGCTGGCGGCCACGCACGAGGCGGCTTCGCTCGATCCGGCCTTCGCCCTTCCCGACGAGGTGCGCGCGCCGATGGAGCGCGGGCTGATCGCCTTCGTCGAAGGCCGCATCACGCGCGAGTTCTGGAGCCCGCGCAAGGATCTGGACGTGCGCAAGCTCGCCGCCATCGAAGCGCTGTCGCGCTACGGCCGCGCCCAGGGCCGCATGCTGCAGAGCATCACCCTGGCGCCCAACCAGTGGCCCACCAGCGCGGTGATCGACTGGCTCAACATCCTGCGCCGCGTGAACGACGTGCCGCAGCGCGAGCAGCGCCTGGCCGAGGCCACGCAGATCCTCAAGAGCCGCCTCTCCTACCAGGGCACCAAGCTGATCTTCAGCACCGAGCAGGGCGATTACTGGTGGTGGCTCATGACCAATGGCGACGTCAACACCGCGCGCCTGATGCTGGCCGTGATGGACGACCCGGCCTGGAAGGACGACATGGGCCGCCTGGCCAACGGCTTCATCGGCCGCCAGCAGAACGGCGCCTGGCACACCACCACGGCCAACCTCTGGGGCGGGCTGGCGCTGGAGAAGTTCTCGCAGAAATTCGAGGCCACGCCAGTGGCCGGTGTCACCCGCGCTACGCTGGCCGCGGCCCAGGCCAGCGTGGACTGGAGCAAGGTGGAGCGCGTCAAGACCAGCGACGCCGCCGGCGCCCCGAACCAGACCACCTGGTTCGGCGCCCCCGCCTCGCCCGGCAACCTGCGCAACAACACGATGTTCCTGCCCTGGCCGGCGTCAGGCAAGGACACTTTGAGCGTCACCCAGCAGGGCACGGGCAAGCCCTGGCTTACGCTGCAGTCGGTGGCGGCCATCGAGCTCAAGGCGCCGTTCAGCGCGGGCTACCAGATCAAGAAAACCATCACGCCGGTGGAGCAGGCCGTCAAAGGCAAATACAGCCGCGGCGACGTGCTGCGCGTGACGCTGGAGGTGAACGCCAGCGCCGACATGACCTGGGTCGTGATCACCGACCCCATCCCCGGCGGCGCCACCATCCTGGGCAGCGGCCTGGGACGCGACTCCGAGATCGCCACCGCGGGCCAGAAGAGCGCTTCCGGCGCTGGCTGGCCGGCCTTCGAAGAACGCAGCTTCGAGGCCTTCCGCAGCTACTACGAGTACCTGCCCAAGGGCGTGGTCAAGATGGAGTACACCGTGCGCCTGAACAACGTGGGCGAATTCTCGCTGCCGCCCTCGCGGGCGGAGGCGATGTATGCGCCGGAGATGTTCGGCGAGACGCCGAACGCCAAGGTCAAGGTGGAGTGA